In Camelus ferus isolate YT-003-E chromosome 10, BCGSAC_Cfer_1.0, whole genome shotgun sequence, the following proteins share a genomic window:
- the LOC102521424 gene encoding LOW QUALITY PROTEIN: olfactory receptor 5B12-like (The sequence of the model RefSeq protein was modified relative to this genomic sequence to represent the inferred CDS: deleted 1 base in 1 codon): protein MILTENSTKVTEFILVGLSDDPKLQIPLFIIFCLIYLITLVGNLGMIQLILLDSRLHTPMYFFLSHLSLVDFGYSSAVTPKVMAGFLTGDKSISYDACITQFFFFVAFITAESFLLASMAYDRYAAVCQALHYSTTMTTNVCARLVIGPYICGFLNASIHTGNIFRLSFCRSNVVDHFFCDAPPLLALSCSDSYVSEMVIFFVVGSNALFSVLVILISYLFIFITILRMRSSEGRQKAFSTCASHLTAVSIFYGTGTFMYLQPSSSHSMDTDKVASVFYSMVIPMLNPVIYSLRNKEVKSAFKKAVGKAKSSMGFIF, encoded by the exons ATGATCCTCACAGAGAACAGTACAAAGGTGACCGAGTTCATTCTTGTGGGGTTATCGGATGATCCCAAACTGCAGATTCCCCTCTTCATCATCTTCTGTCTCATCTACCTCATCACTCTGGTTGGGAACCTGGGGATGATCCAGTTGATTCTGCTGGACTCTCGTCTCCACActcccatgtactttttcctcagTCACCTCTCTCTGGTGGACTTTGGTTACTCCTCAGCCGTCACTCCCAAGGTGATGGCAGGATTCCTCACAGGAGACAAAAGCATCTCCTATGATGCTTGCATCACCCAGTTCTTCTTCTTTGTAGCCTTTATCACTGCAGAAAGTTTCCTCTTGGCCTCCATGGCTTATGATCGCTATGCAGCAGTGTGCCAAGCCCTGCATTAC AGCACCACCATGACGACTAATGTGTGTGCACGTCTGGTCATAGGCCCCTACATCTGTGGTTTCCTGAATGCCTCCATCCACACCGGGAATATTTTCAGGCTCTCCTTCTGTAGGTCCAATGTAGTTGACCACTTCTTCTGCGATGCTCCACCTCTCCTTGCTCTGTCATGCTCAGACAGCTACGTCAGTGAGATGGTTATTTTTTTTGTGGTGGGTTCCAATGCCCTCTTTTCTGTCCTGGTCATCTTGATCTCCTATCTGTTTATATTTATCACCATTCTGAGGATGCGCTCATCTGAAGGCCGCCAGAAGGCCTTTTCCACCTGTGCTTCCCACCTCACTGCTGTCTCCATCTTCTACGGGACTGGCACCTTCATGTACTTACAGCCCAGCTCCAGCCATTCCATGGACACAGACAAGGTGGCATCTGTGTTCTATTCTATGGTCATCCCCATGCTGAACCCTGTGATCTACAGCCTGAGGAACAAAGAGGTCAAGAGTGCCTTTAAGAAGGCAGTGGGGAAGGCAAAGTCTTCTATGGGattcatattttaa
- the LOC106728789 gene encoding olfactory receptor 1S1 isoform X1 yields MKTLCSFLQVGRNMHQGNQTTVSEFLLLGLSNRAEQQKLLFVLFLGMYLVTVSGNGLIILAIGLDSYLHTPMYLFLANLSFADLSSISTSVPNMLMNIQTKSQSISYESCITQMYFSIAFVVIDNFLLGVMAYDRFVAICHPLSYTTIMKPRLCILLTVIPWVLSNAVALTHTLLLLPLLFCDSNALPHFFCDLAPLLRLSCSDTVVNELVLLVVGLSVITFPFSLILFSYVRIVRAVLRLSCTEGKWKAFSTCGSHLTVVLLFYGTIVGVYFCPSFTHPDDRDQIGAVLFTVVAPMMNPFIYSLRNKDMKGALRKLICRK; encoded by the coding sequence ATGAAGACCTTGTGTTCCTTTCTCCAGGTCGGCAGAAATATGCATCAAGGAAACCAAACCACCGTCTCTGAATTCCTCCTCCTGGGACTCTCCAACCGGGCTGAGCAGCAGAAGCTCCTCTTCGTGCTTTTCCTGGGTATGTACCTGGTCACCGTGAGTGGAAATGGGCTCATCATTCTGGCCATTGGCTTGGATTCTTACCTTCATACCCCCATGTACCTCTTCCTTGCCAATCTATCCTTTGCTGATCTTTCCTCCATTTCCACCTCAGTCCCCAACATGCTGATGAATATTCAGACCAAGAGCCAATCCATCTCCTATGAGAGCTGCATCACACAGATGTATTTTTCTATTGCGTTTGTCGTCATTGACAACTTCCTCTTGGGGGTCATGGCCTATGACCGTTTTGTGGCTATCTGCCACCCCCTGAGCTACACAACCATCATGAAACCCAGGCTCTGCATTTTGCTCACAGTCATCCCGTGGGTCCTCAGTAATGCTGTTGCCCTAACACACACTCTCCTGCTCCTTCCATTGCTCTTCTGTGACAGCAATGCTCTCCCACACTTCTTCTGTGACTTGGCCCCTCTGCTCAGGCTGTCCTGCTCAGACACAGTCGTCAATGAGCTTGTGTTGCTTGTCGTGGGCTTATCAGTCAtcaccttccccttctccctcatcCTCTTCTCCTACGTCCGCATCGTCAGGGCTGTCCTGAGACTCTCATGCACAGAGGGGAAGTGGaaagccttctccacctgtggCTCTCACCTGACAGTTGTCTTACTCTTCTATGGGACCATTGTGGGGGTTTACTTCTGTCCCTCGTTCACTCACCCTGATGACAGAGATCAGATTGGTGCAGTGCTGTTCACTGTGGTGGCACCCATGATGAACCCCTTCATCTACAGCCTGAGGAACAAGGACATGAAAGGTGCCCTGAGAAAACTCATCTGTAGGAAATAG
- the LOC106728789 gene encoding olfactory receptor 1S1 isoform X2 → MLKPGRNQTTVSEFLLLGLSNRAEQQKLLFVLFLGMYLVTVSGNGLIILAIGLDSYLHTPMYLFLANLSFADLSSISTSVPNMLMNIQTKSQSISYESCITQMYFSIAFVVIDNFLLGVMAYDRFVAICHPLSYTTIMKPRLCILLTVIPWVLSNAVALTHTLLLLPLLFCDSNALPHFFCDLAPLLRLSCSDTVVNELVLLVVGLSVITFPFSLILFSYVRIVRAVLRLSCTEGKWKAFSTCGSHLTVVLLFYGTIVGVYFCPSFTHPDDRDQIGAVLFTVVAPMMNPFIYSLRNKDMKGALRKLICRK, encoded by the exons ATGCTGAAACCTGGAA GAAACCAAACCACCGTCTCTGAATTCCTCCTCCTGGGACTCTCCAACCGGGCTGAGCAGCAGAAGCTCCTCTTCGTGCTTTTCCTGGGTATGTACCTGGTCACCGTGAGTGGAAATGGGCTCATCATTCTGGCCATTGGCTTGGATTCTTACCTTCATACCCCCATGTACCTCTTCCTTGCCAATCTATCCTTTGCTGATCTTTCCTCCATTTCCACCTCAGTCCCCAACATGCTGATGAATATTCAGACCAAGAGCCAATCCATCTCCTATGAGAGCTGCATCACACAGATGTATTTTTCTATTGCGTTTGTCGTCATTGACAACTTCCTCTTGGGGGTCATGGCCTATGACCGTTTTGTGGCTATCTGCCACCCCCTGAGCTACACAACCATCATGAAACCCAGGCTCTGCATTTTGCTCACAGTCATCCCGTGGGTCCTCAGTAATGCTGTTGCCCTAACACACACTCTCCTGCTCCTTCCATTGCTCTTCTGTGACAGCAATGCTCTCCCACACTTCTTCTGTGACTTGGCCCCTCTGCTCAGGCTGTCCTGCTCAGACACAGTCGTCAATGAGCTTGTGTTGCTTGTCGTGGGCTTATCAGTCAtcaccttccccttctccctcatcCTCTTCTCCTACGTCCGCATCGTCAGGGCTGTCCTGAGACTCTCATGCACAGAGGGGAAGTGGaaagccttctccacctgtggCTCTCACCTGACAGTTGTCTTACTCTTCTATGGGACCATTGTGGGGGTTTACTTCTGTCCCTCGTTCACTCACCCTGATGACAGAGATCAGATTGGTGCAGTGCTGTTCACTGTGGTGGCACCCATGATGAACCCCTTCATCTACAGCCTGAGGAACAAGGACATGAAAGGTGCCCTGAGAAAACTCATCTGTAGGAAATAG